The Hemibagrus wyckioides isolate EC202008001 linkage group LG15, SWU_Hwy_1.0, whole genome shotgun sequence genome window below encodes:
- the g0s2 gene encoding G0/G1 switch protein 2 translates to MEMMQELIPFAREMLSARPSKGAMKVYLVGGTFAVLGIMSGVVEAACSLFPEQEEITLTKVMEETVTVTAQIQEPQTIIPEDDEQDAEMEAKAKELPMLRQRRMSFRAHAS, encoded by the coding sequence ATGGAGATGATGCAGGAGCTCATTCCATTTGCAAGGGAGATGCTAAGTGCTCGACCATCAAAGGGTGCCATGAAGGTATATCTGGTTGGAGGGACCTTTGCAGTCCTGGGCATCATGAGTGGAGTGGTGGAGGCTGCCTGTTCACTCTTCCCTGAGCAAGAAGAAATCACCCTGACAAAAGTGATGGAGGAGACCGTAACAGTGACGGCTCAGATTCAAGAGCCACAGACGATCATCCCAGAAGATGATGAACAGGATGCTGAGATGGAAGCCAAAGCTAAGGAACTGCCCATGCTCAGGCAGCGGCGTATGAGTTTCCGTGCCCATGCCTCttaa